A window of the Cytophagaceae bacterium genome harbors these coding sequences:
- a CDS encoding prephenate dehydrogenase — MKIGVIGLGDMGKLFARIWDKNGMKVYGCDLPEKFSILESELSDTNIKILPDAISVSRLCDFIIYCVEAENIESVVKFAGPSTKFGAIVTGQTSVKTPEILAFEKYLPSDAQIVGSHALFGPSVSPEGQTMAIFNHRASNLAFENAKAILSVIGSKTQVLDDYHAHDKMMADVQVITHVGFESVGTAFMHRRVFPWEIENQIHGIDNIKLLLTLRIYSYKAHVYSGLAFYNPFAIKDVRKFASVENELFGYMLGGKKTKFENKVLKARDVIFSKNERKTMLSDEIMKEYTLNPGENHKPNSHLSLLSMVCTWADLGIDPFENLVCQTPPFKLRVGLAEYLFKNEDLLKETIETAIENRSILVDDLAFHTAVHEWTNILELGDKKAYEKHFETTKRFLSDRLIEGREKSNLLFSKLS, encoded by the coding sequence ATGAAAATAGGAGTCATTGGATTGGGAGACATGGGTAAACTCTTTGCCAGAATTTGGGATAAAAATGGCATGAAAGTTTATGGTTGTGACTTACCTGAAAAGTTTTCAATATTAGAATCGGAACTTTCAGATACCAATATTAAAATATTGCCAGACGCCATCTCTGTTTCCCGGCTTTGTGACTTTATAATATATTGCGTTGAAGCTGAAAATATAGAATCAGTTGTAAAATTTGCCGGCCCCTCGACCAAATTTGGAGCCATAGTTACAGGCCAAACTTCTGTAAAAACACCTGAGATATTGGCATTTGAAAAGTATTTACCCTCTGATGCACAAATAGTTGGTTCTCATGCCTTATTTGGACCATCTGTAAGTCCTGAAGGTCAAACAATGGCTATTTTTAATCACAGAGCCAGTAATTTGGCTTTTGAAAATGCCAAAGCAATCTTATCAGTAATTGGCTCAAAAACCCAGGTATTGGACGATTACCATGCTCATGACAAAATGATGGCTGATGTTCAGGTAATTACACATGTTGGTTTTGAAAGTGTCGGAACGGCATTTATGCACCGAAGGGTTTTCCCATGGGAAATTGAAAATCAGATTCATGGAATCGACAATATCAAATTATTGCTGACCCTGAGAATTTATAGCTACAAAGCTCATGTTTACAGCGGATTAGCTTTTTACAATCCATTTGCAATAAAAGATGTAAGAAAATTTGCTTCAGTTGAAAACGAGTTATTTGGTTACATGTTAGGTGGAAAAAAGACCAAATTTGAAAACAAAGTTTTAAAGGCCAGAGATGTGATTTTTTCAAAAAACGAGCGAAAAACCATGCTCAGTGACGAAATCATGAAAGAATATACTTTGAATCCAGGCGAAAACCATAAGCCCAATTCTCATTTAAGTCTTTTGAGTATGGTTTGTACCTGGGCAGATTTGGGCATCGATCCTTTTGAAAATCTTGTTTGTCAAACTCCACCTTTTAAACTTAGAGTTGGATTGGCTGAGTATCTTTTTAAAAATGAGGATTTATTAAAAGAAACGATTGAAACTGCGATTGAAAACCGGTCAATATTGGTTGACGATCTCGCATTTCATACCGCCGTACATGAATGGACAAATATTTTGGAACTTGGTGACAAAAAAGCCTATGAAAAGCATTTTGAAACCACAAAACGTTTTCTGTCTGACAGACTGATTGAAGGAAGAGAAAAAAGCAATTTACTATTCTCCAAACTTTCTTAA
- a CDS encoding amidohydrolase family protein — protein MKKITIIISFLLLGTQLIAQNPKVGKMISGKTVFKNAHIFVGNGTEITQGSLVIENGKIAEVSNLDLSTKYAGSFVVDLKGKSIYPGIISPNNSLGLTEIASIRPTSDFQEIGEYNPNVRTLIAFNTDSEVIPTVRSNGVLITQATPEGGIISGRSSIMNLDGWNWEDAVLKADDGVWLNWPSKLTNSFNPATFTREVKKNENYQSKIKEIETFFLQSGTVSPENQYENLKLSAMAGILSGTSRLYLSVSSEKEAIDAISFAKAQKIKYPVLVGAIYSDIVIDLLKQNNIPVLIPSTHRLPESSDSDVWSAYKLPAKLISKGLLVGMYYNDSYWRTRNLPFVAGNAAGHGISKAQALSMITLNNAKILGIDDLVGTIEAGKLATFVVSSGDILDMRTSRIERAYISGKEVLLDDKQKRLAEKYMEKYGLEK, from the coding sequence ATGAAAAAAATAACAATAATAATATCGTTTCTATTGCTGGGAACGCAATTGATAGCCCAGAATCCCAAGGTTGGAAAGATGATTTCGGGAAAAACTGTTTTTAAAAATGCCCATATATTTGTAGGAAATGGAACTGAAATCACTCAGGGAAGTTTGGTGATTGAAAATGGGAAAATAGCCGAAGTTTCAAATTTAGATTTGTCAACAAAATACGCTGGTTCATTTGTAGTGGACCTGAAAGGGAAAAGTATATATCCGGGAATAATATCACCCAATAATTCCTTAGGCTTAACTGAGATAGCTTCAATCAGACCTACTTCTGATTTTCAGGAAATCGGAGAATATAATCCAAATGTGAGAACATTGATTGCATTCAATACTGATTCAGAAGTAATTCCAACTGTAAGGAGCAACGGTGTTTTGATTACTCAGGCTACTCCCGAAGGGGGAATAATTTCCGGTCGTTCTTCCATAATGAACCTGGATGGATGGAACTGGGAAGATGCAGTATTAAAAGCTGATGACGGTGTTTGGTTAAACTGGCCATCAAAATTGACCAATTCTTTTAATCCGGCGACTTTTACCCGTGAAGTAAAGAAAAATGAAAATTATCAGAGTAAGATTAAAGAAATTGAAACTTTCTTCTTGCAGTCAGGCACAGTTTCACCAGAAAATCAATATGAGAATTTGAAACTTTCTGCTATGGCTGGAATATTATCAGGTACAAGTCGCCTTTATTTGTCGGTTAGTTCAGAAAAGGAAGCAATAGATGCCATTTCCTTTGCAAAAGCCCAAAAAATTAAATATCCTGTTTTAGTTGGTGCAATTTACTCTGACATCGTGATTGATTTATTAAAACAGAATAACATTCCAGTATTAATTCCTAGTACTCACCGTTTACCTGAGAGTTCAGACAGCGATGTTTGGTCGGCATATAAATTGCCAGCGAAATTGATTTCAAAGGGACTTTTGGTAGGTATGTATTATAATGATTCATATTGGCGGACCCGCAATTTACCTTTCGTAGCTGGAAATGCAGCCGGACATGGCATTTCTAAAGCCCAGGCATTGAGCATGATAACCTTGAATAATGCTAAAATTCTGGGTATTGATGACCTAGTAGGTACAATTGAAGCCGGGAAATTGGCAACTTTTGTGGTTTCTTCAGGCGATATTTTGGATATGAGGACTTCCCGTATCGAAAGGGCCTATATTTCAGGAAAAGAAGTATTGCTGGACGACAAACAAAAAAGATTGGCAGAAAAATACATGGAAAAATATGGTTTAGAAAAATAA
- a CDS encoding amidohydrolase family protein, translating to MRKNYGLFLVFLSLWFSSFAQTTVPVNGVRDKRPEYSLFKNATLHVDSKTTISGGWILIKGDRILKVGKDFEIPKGTMIYDLTGKHLYPSFIDLDSDYGMPEIRRQRPTNFYETQFNSQKEGAYSWNQALKPEVNAADLFKIDEKAASEFRKIGFGAVVSHSKDGIARGTSALISLAGGTEKESLLKSQVAAHYSFEKGSSTQSYPVSLMGSVALLRQAIYDSKWYMAGGSISERNLSFEAMAKNLSLPSIFHGKSLLDELRAEKIGKEFGIKFIQKSGGDEYRRIDEIKKLNSHIIGTVNFPKALDVEDPLDADRVSLEDLKHWEMAPANLAKLAENQINFSISASDLIDKNSFLANVQKAINYGLDKNLALEALTSSPAKALKIDDQVGSLKTGLFANFIISTEEIFDPKSKIVENWIQGKKYVITDLSLAAINGKYDLTLPKINRVKFDITGENDKPAIEIAVNDSTKIKTTTIRDNNFLTITYKKSEKEPGMIRLTGLIDGNSVKGQGKDENGAVFSWEAIKTSDAQKAKADSVKKQDKPTVGQNIFPFTAYGNKNLPVKEDLLIKNATVWTNESDGIIKTDVFVKNGKIEKVGTNLSMPGVKTIDATGKHLTNGIIDEHSHIALFSINEVESVSSEVRQEDVLNSEDINIYRQLAGGVTTSQLLHGSADCIGGQSAIIKLKWGETPDNLIISNSPKFIKFALGENVKRGNAPQTPNRFPSTRMGVEQVFLDAFTRAKAYKAEWNAYNSAKIKTGLKAPRKDLELETLVEILDGNRNITCHSYVQSEINMLMKLADSLGFKVNTLTHILEGYKVADKMKARGIYGSTFSDWWAYKMEVKEAIPFNAAIMTKVGVTTAINSDDAEMARRLNQEAAKTVLYGGLSEEQAWKTITLNPATMLHLEDRLGSIKAGKDADLVIWNDNPLSIYATPEKTIIEGAIFFDTEKENQKLTEISEEKNRIIQKLLLEKAKGTPTAKPQFRGRPQDIHCDSILEYDGISIENLESFLNENNHQH from the coding sequence ATGAGAAAAAACTACGGTTTATTTCTGGTTTTCCTTTCTTTATGGTTCTCTTCGTTTGCTCAAACTACCGTTCCGGTAAATGGGGTAAGAGACAAAAGGCCGGAATATTCACTTTTTAAGAATGCGACACTTCATGTTGATTCAAAAACCACAATTTCAGGTGGATGGATTCTGATTAAAGGAGATCGGATTTTGAAAGTTGGAAAAGATTTTGAAATACCTAAAGGTACCATGATTTATGATTTGACCGGAAAACATCTGTATCCTTCTTTTATAGATTTGGATTCAGATTACGGTATGCCTGAAATCCGCCGTCAACGTCCGACAAATTTTTATGAAACACAGTTTAATTCTCAAAAAGAAGGGGCCTATTCCTGGAATCAGGCATTAAAACCCGAAGTAAATGCTGCCGATTTGTTTAAAATTGATGAAAAAGCAGCTTCTGAGTTTCGAAAAATTGGATTTGGTGCTGTGGTAAGTCATTCAAAAGATGGAATCGCCAGAGGTACATCGGCATTGATTTCTCTTGCAGGTGGCACTGAAAAAGAATCATTACTTAAATCGCAGGTGGCAGCACATTATTCATTTGAAAAAGGCTCAAGCACCCAATCTTATCCTGTTTCCTTGATGGGAAGTGTAGCATTATTACGTCAGGCTATTTACGATTCAAAATGGTATATGGCAGGCGGAAGCATCTCTGAAAGAAATCTTTCGTTTGAAGCAATGGCAAAGAATTTGAGTTTGCCTTCAATTTTCCACGGAAAAAGTTTACTGGATGAATTACGTGCAGAAAAAATTGGGAAAGAATTCGGAATAAAATTCATCCAGAAGTCTGGTGGTGATGAATACAGAAGAATTGATGAAATTAAAAAGCTTAACAGCCATATCATTGGAACAGTTAATTTCCCTAAAGCACTGGATGTAGAAGATCCTTTAGATGCTGATAGGGTAAGTCTCGAGGATTTGAAACATTGGGAAATGGCACCTGCCAATCTTGCAAAACTTGCTGAAAACCAGATAAATTTCTCAATTTCTGCTTCTGACCTGATAGATAAAAATTCATTCTTGGCTAACGTACAGAAAGCCATCAATTATGGTTTGGATAAAAATCTGGCTTTGGAAGCTCTTACAAGCTCTCCAGCTAAAGCTTTAAAAATTGATGATCAGGTAGGAAGCTTAAAAACCGGCCTTTTTGCGAATTTCATCATAAGTACAGAAGAAATCTTTGACCCAAAATCAAAAATAGTTGAGAACTGGATTCAGGGAAAAAAATATGTAATTACCGATTTGAGTTTGGCTGCTATCAATGGAAAATATGACCTTACATTGCCAAAAATTAACCGGGTTAAATTTGATATTACAGGCGAAAATGACAAGCCTGCAATAGAAATTGCTGTTAATGATTCTACCAAAATAAAAACTACCACAATTCGTGATAATAACTTCCTGACAATAACCTACAAAAAATCTGAAAAAGAGCCCGGTATGATACGTTTAACCGGATTGATTGATGGAAATTCGGTTAAAGGCCAGGGAAAAGATGAAAATGGAGCTGTTTTTTCTTGGGAGGCTATTAAAACATCCGATGCCCAAAAAGCAAAAGCAGATTCAGTTAAAAAACAGGATAAACCAACTGTAGGACAGAATATTTTCCCATTTACAGCCTATGGTAACAAAAACCTTCCAGTTAAAGAAGATTTATTGATTAAAAATGCAACAGTTTGGACCAATGAATCGGATGGAATCATTAAAACTGATGTTTTTGTTAAAAATGGAAAAATTGAAAAAGTTGGAACCAACCTTTCTATGCCTGGTGTAAAAACCATTGACGCCACAGGCAAACACCTGACCAATGGAATTATTGATGAACATAGTCATATCGCCCTTTTCTCTATCAATGAGGTTGAATCCGTTTCTTCAGAAGTTCGTCAGGAAGATGTGTTAAATTCTGAAGATATTAATATTTATCGCCAGTTGGCAGGTGGAGTCACTACTTCCCAATTATTGCATGGTTCTGCCGACTGTATCGGAGGTCAATCGGCCATAATAAAATTGAAATGGGGTGAAACACCGGATAATTTAATTATTAGTAATTCTCCAAAATTCATAAAATTTGCTTTAGGCGAGAATGTAAAAAGAGGAAATGCCCCTCAAACTCCCAATCGTTTTCCAAGTACAAGAATGGGCGTAGAACAGGTGTTTTTGGATGCTTTTACGAGAGCTAAAGCCTATAAAGCCGAATGGAATGCATATAACTCTGCCAAAATAAAGACCGGATTAAAAGCTCCAAGGAAAGACCTGGAATTGGAAACTTTAGTAGAAATTCTGGATGGAAACAGAAATATTACCTGTCATTCATACGTGCAGTCTGAGATCAATATGCTCATGAAACTGGCTGATTCACTTGGATTTAAGGTTAATACACTTACACATATTCTGGAAGGTTATAAGGTAGCTGATAAAATGAAAGCCAGAGGAATATATGGCTCAACTTTCTCTGATTGGTGGGCTTATAAAATGGAAGTAAAAGAAGCGATTCCATTTAATGCGGCAATCATGACTAAAGTAGGAGTAACAACCGCAATCAATTCTGATGATGCCGAAATGGCCCGCAGATTAAATCAGGAAGCAGCTAAAACCGTTTTATATGGAGGATTAAGCGAAGAGCAAGCCTGGAAAACCATCACATTGAATCCGGCTACCATGCTTCATTTGGAAGACCGTTTGGGTTCAATCAAGGCAGGAAAAGATGCTGACTTAGTGATTTGGAATGATAACCCTCTTTCAATTTATGCTACTCCTGAAAAAACAATAATTGAAGGGGCAATATTTTTTGATACCGAAAAAGAAAATCAAAAATTGACTGAAATTAGTGAAGAAAAAAACAGAATAATTCAAAAATTACTACTGGAAAAAGCAAAAGGAACTCCCACAGCAAAGCCGCAATTCAGAGGCAGACCTCAGGATATTCATTGCGACAGTATTTTAGAATATGATGGTATTTCCATCGAAAATCTGGAAAGTTTTCTTAATGAAAATAATCATCAACATTAA
- a CDS encoding NTP transferase domain-containing protein — protein sequence MKPTLLILAAGMGSRYGGIKQLDQFGPNGETIIDYSLFDAIKAGFGKIVFIVRKELQKDFEEIFGEKLKGKVEYDFALQEIDSYLPAELEGVKREKPWGTGHAVLCAWEQTSAPFAVINADDFYGYEGFETMAKFLSGNQNDDTHAMIGYQIKNTLSENGTVSRGVCVTDSEGFLENVTERTKIIKQEDGKIAFLDLGEPVELAENTPVSMNFWGFMPGVFPEIKAMFEEYSKANFDAPKAEFYIPRVMSHLIDTGKGKCKVFENSSDWFGVTYPEDKPIVVNAIQSLVKAGKYPEKLWN from the coding sequence ATGAAACCCACTTTGTTGATTTTGGCTGCCGGAATGGGCAGCAGGTACGGAGGAATAAAGCAGTTAGATCAATTTGGCCCAAACGGTGAAACTATTATTGATTATTCGCTTTTTGATGCTATTAAAGCAGGATTCGGAAAGATTGTATTTATTGTCAGGAAAGAATTGCAGAAAGATTTTGAAGAAATTTTTGGCGAAAAACTAAAAGGGAAAGTCGAATACGATTTTGCTCTGCAAGAAATTGACAGTTATTTACCGGCTGAATTGGAGGGAGTAAAACGGGAAAAACCATGGGGAACAGGACATGCGGTCTTATGTGCCTGGGAACAAACCTCTGCCCCATTTGCGGTAATCAATGCAGACGATTTCTATGGGTATGAGGGTTTTGAAACCATGGCCAAGTTTTTATCCGGAAATCAAAATGATGATACCCATGCAATGATTGGATATCAGATCAAGAATACTTTATCAGAAAACGGCACTGTTTCTAGAGGTGTGTGTGTCACTGACAGCGAAGGTTTTCTGGAAAATGTAACAGAAAGAACAAAAATAATAAAACAAGAAGACGGAAAAATAGCCTTTCTTGACCTGGGTGAACCTGTAGAACTAGCTGAAAACACACCGGTTTCTATGAATTTTTGGGGGTTCATGCCGGGAGTTTTCCCTGAAATTAAAGCAATGTTTGAAGAATATTCAAAAGCCAATTTTGATGCTCCCAAAGCTGAATTTTACATTCCAAGAGTTATGAGTCACCTCATTGATACTGGCAAAGGAAAATGTAAAGTTTTTGAAAATAGCTCTGACTGGTTTGGAGTTACTTATCCTGAGGATAAACCAATTGTAGTAAATGCCATTCAAAGCCTGGTGAAAGCAGGAAAATATCCTGAAAAACTTTGGAATTAA
- a CDS encoding Gfo/Idh/MocA family oxidoreductase, protein MIKVGIVGYGLSGRYLQAPFFHSNPDFDLKYIATSQEINTSLFPETKAVKNIDDLIDDVEIDLISLCTPSHTHFEYGQKSLQAGKHVLIEKPVTATLKEAETLFQLAKSKGLHLFVYQNRRFDSDFLTVKKVIDSGILGEILSYEAHFDRYKPLLNPKKWKEVVSPANGILYDLGSHLIDQSVVLFGKPSQISGKVFTQREGSEIDDAFDIFLDFEKIKVTLKSSLMVKNQGPKYVVHGTKGSFVKYGIDVQEEHLVSGKWPLSEGFGKESKDFDGSIVTNISGLEFSGKIETLNGQWSLLFENIANVILRGEEKFFNDNEILTQFEIIEKIKGIK, encoded by the coding sequence ATGATAAAAGTAGGAATTGTAGGTTACGGTTTGTCAGGCAGATATTTGCAGGCACCTTTTTTTCATTCAAATCCCGATTTTGATTTAAAATATATAGCCACTTCTCAGGAAATTAATACAAGTTTATTTCCCGAGACTAAGGCAGTGAAAAATATAGATGACCTAATAGATGATGTGGAAATTGATTTGATTTCCTTATGCACGCCGAGTCATACACATTTTGAATATGGGCAAAAAAGTCTTCAAGCCGGAAAACATGTGCTTATTGAAAAGCCTGTTACTGCTACGCTGAAAGAAGCAGAGACTTTATTTCAATTAGCAAAAAGTAAAGGATTGCATCTTTTTGTTTATCAAAATCGCCGGTTTGATTCTGATTTTCTGACTGTTAAGAAAGTCATTGATTCGGGAATTCTGGGCGAAATTTTAAGTTACGAAGCTCATTTTGACCGTTATAAACCACTTTTAAATCCAAAAAAATGGAAAGAAGTAGTTTCACCTGCCAATGGCATTTTGTACGATCTTGGCTCGCATTTGATTGATCAGTCTGTTGTATTATTCGGAAAACCTTCTCAAATATCAGGTAAAGTTTTCACTCAGAGAGAAGGTTCTGAAATTGATGATGCTTTTGATATTTTTCTCGATTTTGAAAAAATAAAAGTTACTCTTAAATCAAGTTTGATGGTTAAAAATCAAGGGCCAAAATATGTAGTTCATGGAACAAAGGGCAGTTTTGTAAAATACGGCATTGATGTACAGGAAGAACATCTTGTATCAGGAAAATGGCCTTTGAGTGAAGGTTTTGGAAAAGAATCTAAAGATTTTGATGGATCAATAGTAACCAATATTTCTGGATTGGAGTTTTCGGGGAAAATTGAAACCCTAAATGGACAATGGAGTTTACTTTTTGAAAATATCGCTAATGTAATTTTAAGAGGAGAAGAAAAGTTTTTTAACGACAATGAGATTTTAACTCAATTCGAGATAATTGAAAAAATAAAAGGGATTAAGTAA
- a CDS encoding acyl-CoA dehydrogenase family protein, with amino-acid sequence MKPEFKISPKKDEFESPDFYGLDELLSDDHKLIRESVREFVKKEISPIIEDAAQQARFPYYLVEKMGEMGVFGPTIPEQYGGMGTDYLAYGLMMQELERCDSGIRSTASVQGSLVMFTIFKYGSEEQKQKYLPKLASGEWLGCFGLTEPDHGSNPAGMVSNIKDAGDHFVLNGAKMWISNSPYADVAVVWAKNEEGRIKGMILEKGMEGFSAPEIHNKWSLRTSSTGELVFNDVKVPKENILPLADGLKAPLSCLDNARYGIAWGALGAAMDCFDTAKKYALERNQFGKPIGGFQLIQKKLAEMLTEITKAQLLVWKLALLKDSEKASSAQISLAKRNNVAMALEIAREARQILGGNGITGEFSVMRHMMNLESVVTYEGTHDIHLLILGHEITGIQAFK; translated from the coding sequence ATGAAACCTGAATTTAAGATTTCACCCAAAAAAGACGAGTTCGAATCGCCTGATTTTTATGGTTTAGATGAATTGCTTTCTGACGACCATAAATTAATAAGAGAATCGGTTAGAGAATTCGTAAAAAAAGAAATTTCTCCAATAATCGAAGATGCGGCTCAGCAGGCACGTTTTCCTTATTATTTGGTTGAGAAAATGGGTGAAATGGGTGTTTTTGGACCAACAATTCCGGAGCAATATGGTGGAATGGGTACTGATTATCTTGCCTATGGACTGATGATGCAGGAATTGGAACGGTGTGATTCCGGAATCAGATCTACTGCTTCTGTTCAGGGCTCATTGGTGATGTTCACGATATTTAAATATGGTTCGGAAGAGCAAAAACAAAAATATCTTCCAAAATTGGCCAGTGGCGAATGGCTGGGCTGCTTTGGTCTTACCGAGCCAGACCATGGATCAAATCCCGCCGGGATGGTATCTAATATAAAAGATGCAGGCGATCATTTTGTTTTGAATGGAGCAAAAATGTGGATATCCAATTCTCCGTATGCCGATGTCGCAGTGGTTTGGGCGAAAAATGAAGAGGGTAGAATCAAAGGAATGATACTTGAAAAAGGGATGGAGGGTTTTTCTGCTCCGGAAATTCATAATAAATGGTCTTTGAGAACTTCGAGCACAGGGGAGTTGGTTTTCAACGATGTGAAAGTTCCAAAAGAGAATATTTTACCCTTGGCTGACGGGCTAAAAGCTCCATTAAGCTGTCTCGACAACGCCCGATATGGCATAGCATGGGGTGCTTTGGGAGCAGCGATGGATTGTTTTGACACTGCTAAAAAATATGCTTTGGAAAGAAATCAATTTGGAAAACCAATCGGTGGCTTTCAGTTGATTCAAAAGAAATTAGCAGAAATGCTGACCGAAATTACCAAAGCCCAGCTTTTAGTTTGGAAACTGGCTCTTTTGAAAGATTCTGAAAAGGCATCTTCGGCCCAAATATCTCTGGCAAAACGAAACAATGTAGCAATGGCATTGGAAATCGCCCGGGAAGCCCGACAGATTCTTGGTGGAAATGGAATAACTGGGGAATTTTCAGTTATGAGACACATGATGAACCTTGAATCGGTAGTTACTTATGAGGGAACTCATGATATTCATCTTTTAATTTTGGGACACGAAATTACTGGAATTCAAGCATTTAAATAG